From the genome of Triticum aestivum cultivar Chinese Spring chromosome 3B, IWGSC CS RefSeq v2.1, whole genome shotgun sequence, one region includes:
- the LOC123069598 gene encoding uncharacterized protein isoform X2: MGANCCIAAKQRPQPCIIPVEVSAYRNVRHSPSWSFRWDNRTHIEDIMEIPTFLSNHSSGSIRPETKSGSIAPTEGFSNGGSPSELFHKVKWQKSEKKMETSKVAQSDPRDRPTASHSSPEAKLCRKSLDMVSVASDTKASTSVPSTPPVVSRADPSSSRGHSLGMDTDSMRKARRSPGYQLYRQVSYSKIPSLRSLNESNSPEGRPSSSMLSVCSNDLSVAGSHGESSDGWSMRTFSEMVASSQRERWSIDSELLGSVSSKMTRSNASNRTTVSPDQEVCKLCLKLLKERSAWNAQDLGVVAVLLCGHVYHADCLDSLTAEAEKYDPPCPVCTHGEQCTVKLFGKLESKIKNKISTNVILDGDLDGSSKHQKKSRRVPRLGTSISMKDSFSRPFLRRHFSIGSRPPRLVSESESTRKKGFWARHWTE; the protein is encoded by the exons ATGGGAGCTAATTGCTGTATAGCTGCAAAGCAGAGGCCTCAGCCATGTATCATTCCAGTTGAAGTGTCAGCTTACAGGAATGTAAGACACTCCCCATCATGGAGCTTCCGATGGGATAACAGAACACATATAGAAGACATAATGGAAATCCCCACATTTTTGTCCAACCATAGTAGTGGAAGCATTCGGCCTGAAACGAAGAGTGGTTCCATTGCACCAACTGAAGGCTTTTCTAATGGAGGTAGCCCTTCTGAATTGTTCCACAAGGTCAAGTGGCAGAAATCAGAAAAGAAGATGGAAACATCTAAAGTTGCACAATCTGATCCTAGAG ATAGACCCACTGCAAGTCACTCCTCCCCCGAG GCAAAGCTTTGCAGGAAATCACTAGACATGGTAAGTGTTGCTTCAGATACGAAGGCATCAACCTCTGTCCCTTCAACACCACCTGTAGTATCCAGAGCAGATCCTTCATCCTCTAGGGGGCATTCTCTAGGGATGGATACAGACTCAATGAGGAAAGCACGTCGCTCACCAGGATATCAACTATATAGACAGGTCTCATACAGCAAGATTCCATCTCTCAGGTCTCTCAATGAGAGCAACTCTCCTgaaggaaggccttcctcctctatGCTCTCAGTCTGCAGCAATGATTTATCTGTAGCAGGATCACATGGAGAGTCATCTGATGGTTGGTCAAtgcgaacattttctgaaatggTTGCATCATCCCAAAGAGAGAGATGGTCAATTGATAGTGAGCTCTTAGGTTCCGTTTCAAGTAAAATGACTCGATCAAATGCTTCAAATCGTACTACCGTCTCCCCTGACCAAGAGGTGTGCAAACTATGTTTAAAGCTACTAAAGGAAAGGTCAGCGTGGAATGCCCAGGATCTGGGTGTTGTCGCTGTTTTATTGTGCGGCCATGTTTACCATGCTGACTGCCTGGATAGCTTAACTGCAGAAGCTGAGAAATATGATCCTCCTTGTCCCGTATGCACCCACGGTGAACAATGTACTGTGAAGCTATTCGGTAAGCTGGAATCAAAGATAAAGAACAAGATATCTACAAATGTGATACTCGATGGTGATCTAGATGGGAGCTCTAAGCATCAAAAGAAAAGTAGGAGAGTTCCCAGATTAGGCACAAGTATTAGCATGAAGGACTCGTTCAGTCGGCCATTTTTGAGGAGGCATTTCTCAATTGGCTCCCGGCCACCCCGGTTAGTTTCAGAGAGCGAGTCAACAAGGAAGAAGGGCTTCTGGGCGAGGCACTGGACAGAATAG
- the LOC123069598 gene encoding uncharacterized protein isoform X1, with protein sequence MGANCCIAAKQRPQPCIIPVEVSAYRNVRHSPSWSFRWDNRTHIEDIMEIPTFLSNHSSGSIRPETKSGSIAPTEGFSNGGSPSELFHKVKWQKSEKKMETSKVAQSDPRADRPTASHSSPEAKLCRKSLDMVSVASDTKASTSVPSTPPVVSRADPSSSRGHSLGMDTDSMRKARRSPGYQLYRQVSYSKIPSLRSLNESNSPEGRPSSSMLSVCSNDLSVAGSHGESSDGWSMRTFSEMVASSQRERWSIDSELLGSVSSKMTRSNASNRTTVSPDQEVCKLCLKLLKERSAWNAQDLGVVAVLLCGHVYHADCLDSLTAEAEKYDPPCPVCTHGEQCTVKLFGKLESKIKNKISTNVILDGDLDGSSKHQKKSRRVPRLGTSISMKDSFSRPFLRRHFSIGSRPPRLVSESESTRKKGFWARHWTE encoded by the exons ATGGGAGCTAATTGCTGTATAGCTGCAAAGCAGAGGCCTCAGCCATGTATCATTCCAGTTGAAGTGTCAGCTTACAGGAATGTAAGACACTCCCCATCATGGAGCTTCCGATGGGATAACAGAACACATATAGAAGACATAATGGAAATCCCCACATTTTTGTCCAACCATAGTAGTGGAAGCATTCGGCCTGAAACGAAGAGTGGTTCCATTGCACCAACTGAAGGCTTTTCTAATGGAGGTAGCCCTTCTGAATTGTTCCACAAGGTCAAGTGGCAGAAATCAGAAAAGAAGATGGAAACATCTAAAGTTGCACAATCTGATCCTAGAG CAGATAGACCCACTGCAAGTCACTCCTCCCCCGAG GCAAAGCTTTGCAGGAAATCACTAGACATGGTAAGTGTTGCTTCAGATACGAAGGCATCAACCTCTGTCCCTTCAACACCACCTGTAGTATCCAGAGCAGATCCTTCATCCTCTAGGGGGCATTCTCTAGGGATGGATACAGACTCAATGAGGAAAGCACGTCGCTCACCAGGATATCAACTATATAGACAGGTCTCATACAGCAAGATTCCATCTCTCAGGTCTCTCAATGAGAGCAACTCTCCTgaaggaaggccttcctcctctatGCTCTCAGTCTGCAGCAATGATTTATCTGTAGCAGGATCACATGGAGAGTCATCTGATGGTTGGTCAAtgcgaacattttctgaaatggTTGCATCATCCCAAAGAGAGAGATGGTCAATTGATAGTGAGCTCTTAGGTTCCGTTTCAAGTAAAATGACTCGATCAAATGCTTCAAATCGTACTACCGTCTCCCCTGACCAAGAGGTGTGCAAACTATGTTTAAAGCTACTAAAGGAAAGGTCAGCGTGGAATGCCCAGGATCTGGGTGTTGTCGCTGTTTTATTGTGCGGCCATGTTTACCATGCTGACTGCCTGGATAGCTTAACTGCAGAAGCTGAGAAATATGATCCTCCTTGTCCCGTATGCACCCACGGTGAACAATGTACTGTGAAGCTATTCGGTAAGCTGGAATCAAAGATAAAGAACAAGATATCTACAAATGTGATACTCGATGGTGATCTAGATGGGAGCTCTAAGCATCAAAAGAAAAGTAGGAGAGTTCCCAGATTAGGCACAAGTATTAGCATGAAGGACTCGTTCAGTCGGCCATTTTTGAGGAGGCATTTCTCAATTGGCTCCCGGCCACCCCGGTTAGTTTCAGAGAGCGAGTCAACAAGGAAGAAGGGCTTCTGGGCGAGGCACTGGACAGAATAG